In a single window of the Coprothermobacter proteolyticus DSM 5265 genome:
- a CDS encoding HPr family phosphocarrier protein: MEAQHVETEVILTNPTGLHARPASLLVQTAAKFKSNITLEKEGRSVSAKSIMGVLSLGADKGSRIKISVEGEDAEEALKALLDLIHDNFGEVES, translated from the coding sequence TGATCTTGACTAACCCAACGGGTCTGCATGCAAGGCCTGCATCGCTGTTGGTGCAGACGGCAGCGAAGTTCAAGAGCAATATTACTCTTGAGAAAGAAGGACGCAGTGTTAGTGCTAAGAGCATCATGGGAGTACTCTCTCTAGGTGCTGACAAGGGAAGTAGGATAAAAATCAGTGTAGAAGGTGAAGACGCTGAAGAAGCACTTAAAGCTCTATTGGACTTGATCCACGATAATTTTGGAGAAGTGGAATCATGA